A single genomic interval of Notolabrus celidotus isolate fNotCel1 chromosome 13, fNotCel1.pri, whole genome shotgun sequence harbors:
- the LOC117823972 gene encoding toll-like receptor 5 isoform X1 has translation MRLLVASFFFFLQVIGCFPSCIIIGSIANCAFKNLRWVPPLPPNITHLYLEMNHINEINATSLSGLDKLQELDLGGQSLSLVIRNNSFIRQKRLRKLVLGFNLGLQLEPLAFAGLSGLQSLQLDYCSLQESILEENFLEPLRALESLDLFGNQLQRLKPSKFFTNMTSLKVFNLQLNKINKICEPDLAAFQGKDFSYLNLNSVHLKDMSGDGFDWKKCGNPFRGMSFKTLDLSYNGFSIFESKQFFRAIEGTKISHLKLSGPMGRGFSFNNLPDPDRTTFEGLKNSSIHKLDLSKNRIFALHQEVFSPLKEVTIIDISHNRVNQIHRNAFMGLQGHLVMLNLSHNLLGEIYSHTFASLRNLRVLDLSYNHIGALGHGSFSGLPNLKALFLTGNSLRDLGFPASLPRLDYLLLNDNKLSPSSVSSLPRFASNSMHVNIEDNRLTNLGDVFTLLTQLKDLKNLFYGGNKIKFCTLGRQVSSTWVNNLKVLDLHSSSLRTIWSQGRCLNLFDNLGHMLGLNLSFNALDSLPPGVFKGLTSIWELDLSSNALTYLQPDVLPKSLKLLHLSNNFIASPDPDAFHSLSFLNLQSNRFHCDQNLESFLTWLRTTNITFMSQVEEFRCEFPSGLNKVPLLDYAVQVNKD, from the exons ATGAGGCTGCTTGTggcctccttcttctttttcctacAG GTAATAGGAtgtttcccatcatgcatcaTCATTGGTTCCATTGCAAACTGTGCCTTCAAAAACCTCCGCTGggttccccccctccctcctaaCATCACCCACCTGTACCTAGAGATGAACCACATCAATGAGATCAACGCCACCTCCCTGTCCGGCCTGGAcaaactgcaggagctggacctCGGTGGACAGTCCTTGTCTCTCGTGATCAGAAATAATTCCTTCATCAGACAAAAGCGTCTGAGGAAGCTGGTGCTTGGCTTCAACCTTGGCCTTCAGCTGGAGCCTCTTGCTTTTGCTGGACTGTCTGGTTTGCAGAGCCTCCAACTGGATTACTGTTCACTGCAAGAGTCCATACTGGAGGAGAACTTTCTGGAGCCACTGCGCGCTTTGGAGAGTCTTGACCTCTTTGGAAACCAGTTACAGAGACTGAAGCCTTCAAAGTTCTTCACAAACATGACCAGTTTGAAAGTTTTTAATCTTCAGCtgaacaaaatcaacaaaatctgTGAGCCAGATCTGGCTGCTTTTCAAGGGAAGGACTTCAGTTATCTGAACTTGAACTCTGTTCACCTAAAGGACATGTCCGGTGACGGTTTTGACTGGAAGAAATGTGGAAATCCTTTCAGAGGAATGTCCTTCAAGACCCTTGACTTATCCTACAACGGGTTCAGCATTTTTGAATCAAAGCAGTTTTTCAGAGCTATCGAGGGGACTAAGATCTCCCATCTCAAGCTGTCAGGACCAATGGGTAGGGGATTTTCTTTCAACAATCTCCCTGATCCAGACAGAACTACATTTGAAGGCCTGAAGAACAGCTCCATCCACAAATTGGATCTGTCCAAAAACAGGATATTTGCACTGCACCAGGAGGTTTTCAGTCCACTGAAAGAGGTCACAATCATTGACATTTCCCACAACAGAGTGAATCAGATCCACAGGAACGCCTTCATGGGTCTTCAGGGACATTTAGTAATGCTCAACCTCTCACACAACCTGCTCGGGGAAATCTATTCTCACACTTTTGCTTCTCTAAGAAACCTAAGAGTGTTGGATTTGTCCTACAATCACATTGGTGCTCTTGGACATGGCTCATTTAGCGGACTCCCAAACTTGAAGGCTTTATTTCTAACAGGAAACTCTTTGAGAGATCTTGGCTTTCCTGCATCTCTTCCACGTTTAGATTATCTCCTGttgaatgataataagctctcACCGTCTTCTGTTAGCAGTCTACCACGCTTTGCCAGTAATAGCATGCATGTGAACATTGAAGACAACAGACTGACAAACCTGGGggatgtttttactcttttgaCCCAGCTGAAAGACCTCAAGAATCTTTTCTAtggaggaaacaaaatcaagttTTGCACACTTGGCAGACAGGTTTCTTCAACTTGGGTGAATAATTTGAAAGTCTTGGATCTTCATAGCAGCTCCCTGCGGACCATCTGGTCTCAGGGGAGATGTTTGAATCTGTTTGACAACCTTGGACATATGCTTGGTCTCAATTTGAGCTTCAATGCCTTGGACTCTCTTCCCCCAGGAGTTTTCAAGGGTCTTACCTCAATCTGGGAGCTGGATCTCTCATCCAACGCACTGACTTACCTTCAGCCTGATGTGTTACCCAAAAGTCTTAAACTTCTCCACCTTTCAAACAACTTCATAGCCTCCCCAGACCCAGATGCTTTCCACTCCCTCAGCTTCCTCAACCTACAATCGAACCGGTTTCACTGTGATCAAAACCTGGAGAGCTTCCTGACCTGGCTTAGAACTACAAATATAACCTTCATGAGTCAAGTAGAGGAGTTCAGGTGTGAGTTTCCTTCTGGTCTTAATAAAGTTCCTCTCTTAGATTATGCTGTTCAGGtaaacaaagattaa
- the LOC117823972 gene encoding toll-like receptor 5 isoform X2, with protein MNHINEINATSLSGLDKLQELDLGGQSLSLVIRNNSFIRQKRLRKLVLGFNLGLQLEPLAFAGLSGLQSLQLDYCSLQESILEENFLEPLRALESLDLFGNQLQRLKPSKFFTNMTSLKVFNLQLNKINKICEPDLAAFQGKDFSYLNLNSVHLKDMSGDGFDWKKCGNPFRGMSFKTLDLSYNGFSIFESKQFFRAIEGTKISHLKLSGPMGRGFSFNNLPDPDRTTFEGLKNSSIHKLDLSKNRIFALHQEVFSPLKEVTIIDISHNRVNQIHRNAFMGLQGHLVMLNLSHNLLGEIYSHTFASLRNLRVLDLSYNHIGALGHGSFSGLPNLKALFLTGNSLRDLGFPASLPRLDYLLLNDNKLSPSSVSSLPRFASNSMHVNIEDNRLTNLGDVFTLLTQLKDLKNLFYGGNKIKFCTLGRQVSSTWVNNLKVLDLHSSSLRTIWSQGRCLNLFDNLGHMLGLNLSFNALDSLPPGVFKGLTSIWELDLSSNALTYLQPDVLPKSLKLLHLSNNFIASPDPDAFHSLSFLNLQSNRFHCDQNLESFLTWLRTTNITFMSQVEEFRCEFPSGLNKVPLLDYAVQVNKD; from the coding sequence ATGAACCACATCAATGAGATCAACGCCACCTCCCTGTCCGGCCTGGAcaaactgcaggagctggacctCGGTGGACAGTCCTTGTCTCTCGTGATCAGAAATAATTCCTTCATCAGACAAAAGCGTCTGAGGAAGCTGGTGCTTGGCTTCAACCTTGGCCTTCAGCTGGAGCCTCTTGCTTTTGCTGGACTGTCTGGTTTGCAGAGCCTCCAACTGGATTACTGTTCACTGCAAGAGTCCATACTGGAGGAGAACTTTCTGGAGCCACTGCGCGCTTTGGAGAGTCTTGACCTCTTTGGAAACCAGTTACAGAGACTGAAGCCTTCAAAGTTCTTCACAAACATGACCAGTTTGAAAGTTTTTAATCTTCAGCtgaacaaaatcaacaaaatctgTGAGCCAGATCTGGCTGCTTTTCAAGGGAAGGACTTCAGTTATCTGAACTTGAACTCTGTTCACCTAAAGGACATGTCCGGTGACGGTTTTGACTGGAAGAAATGTGGAAATCCTTTCAGAGGAATGTCCTTCAAGACCCTTGACTTATCCTACAACGGGTTCAGCATTTTTGAATCAAAGCAGTTTTTCAGAGCTATCGAGGGGACTAAGATCTCCCATCTCAAGCTGTCAGGACCAATGGGTAGGGGATTTTCTTTCAACAATCTCCCTGATCCAGACAGAACTACATTTGAAGGCCTGAAGAACAGCTCCATCCACAAATTGGATCTGTCCAAAAACAGGATATTTGCACTGCACCAGGAGGTTTTCAGTCCACTGAAAGAGGTCACAATCATTGACATTTCCCACAACAGAGTGAATCAGATCCACAGGAACGCCTTCATGGGTCTTCAGGGACATTTAGTAATGCTCAACCTCTCACACAACCTGCTCGGGGAAATCTATTCTCACACTTTTGCTTCTCTAAGAAACCTAAGAGTGTTGGATTTGTCCTACAATCACATTGGTGCTCTTGGACATGGCTCATTTAGCGGACTCCCAAACTTGAAGGCTTTATTTCTAACAGGAAACTCTTTGAGAGATCTTGGCTTTCCTGCATCTCTTCCACGTTTAGATTATCTCCTGttgaatgataataagctctcACCGTCTTCTGTTAGCAGTCTACCACGCTTTGCCAGTAATAGCATGCATGTGAACATTGAAGACAACAGACTGACAAACCTGGGggatgtttttactcttttgaCCCAGCTGAAAGACCTCAAGAATCTTTTCTAtggaggaaacaaaatcaagttTTGCACACTTGGCAGACAGGTTTCTTCAACTTGGGTGAATAATTTGAAAGTCTTGGATCTTCATAGCAGCTCCCTGCGGACCATCTGGTCTCAGGGGAGATGTTTGAATCTGTTTGACAACCTTGGACATATGCTTGGTCTCAATTTGAGCTTCAATGCCTTGGACTCTCTTCCCCCAGGAGTTTTCAAGGGTCTTACCTCAATCTGGGAGCTGGATCTCTCATCCAACGCACTGACTTACCTTCAGCCTGATGTGTTACCCAAAAGTCTTAAACTTCTCCACCTTTCAAACAACTTCATAGCCTCCCCAGACCCAGATGCTTTCCACTCCCTCAGCTTCCTCAACCTACAATCGAACCGGTTTCACTGTGATCAAAACCTGGAGAGCTTCCTGACCTGGCTTAGAACTACAAATATAACCTTCATGAGTCAAGTAGAGGAGTTCAGGTGTGAGTTTCCTTCTGGTCTTAATAAAGTTCCTCTCTTAGATTATGCTGTTCAGGtaaacaaagattaa